A segment of the Cucurbita pepo subsp. pepo cultivar mu-cu-16 unplaced genomic scaffold, ASM280686v2 Cp4.1_scaffold000134, whole genome shotgun sequence genome:
GGCCGTTCTGTTTCGGTACTGTATCTATTCTTTTtccatataaattaataaaaatattcataaattttttatcttgAAAGATTGGAGAGAGTGAATATCAAAACTGCGAGAGGTGGTGCTAAAGTGTTGGGGACGATTGTGTGCATTGGTGGTTCCTTTGTTTTCACGTTTTGGAAAGGACCATATGTAACCAAAGGCATGTTCAAGGAGCCACTCATAGACGTGTACAAGAATCAAGGCTCGGGACATAGCAGTGGCGAGGATTGGATAAAGGGCTCGGGTTTAATTCTTGTAAGTGAGGTTGCTTGGAGTGCATGGCTAATTTTACTGGTAAGTTCATTCAAAGTCTTCTTTGTATGGAAGCAAATGAAATATGCTCATCGAATTTCAATGGCTTGCAGGCATTAGTCACTAGAAAATACCCAGCACAATTGACCATCACTGTTTTAATGTGCTTGTTTGCAACTGCACAATCTGGCTTCCTTGCCTTGATCTTTGCTAGAGATTTAGAAAAATGGAAGCTGCAATGGGATGCACGCCTCTTAACCATCGTATATTGTGTGAGTATAGTcgattgatttatttattctacGGGAACCTATTACAAATAAGGCAGGAAATCACTGTTTAAACCGGGAATGAGAGAAGTATGTGAGACGTCTCCGTCCGTGCCTAATTCCCTGTTCTACCCTAATCGTCTCTacttttttttacatataacaataaaatatataattttctattataaattataataaaaattatacgaTAAAATAGAaccatatattttatgttgaagcatatattaatttcttatttacattttttaatagaaattatacgATAAAATAGAAGTTAGAGTGAAAGAGATTTTTCAAAtaactaattttcttttataaaaaataagaaaccttaataaaaataattgaaaaattttgaaattcactGTTAACATATTATGTGTTTTTGCATACGTCaccctcatgattttaaaagtgCCTACAAGATAGAGGTTTCGACACCGCTCAATGCTTGACTCTGATACAGCTTCTCGATTTGTGTGTGTTGATGtgttttcaaacaaaaataaataatatatattagcggtagacttggactgttatagTTTATCACTCTGAAATCCCTTCTTAAATCATCTACTCTCCTATTTGTATATAGGGCGTTGTGATTTCGGGCGTCGGGTATTTCCTACAAACTTGGTGCATCAGCCGCAACGGGCCTGTTTTTACTTCAATGTTTAATCCCCTAATGCTGATATTTGTGGCCATATTCTCAGCATTTGTGTTCTCAGAGCGGCTTCATGTGGGCAGGTAAGCCACTCCCTTCCTCTACTATGTCTGTATTGAATTGAAGGTGTTGCCTGAAACTGTTGCGTTATGAAGCCTGGTAGGAGCTTTCCTTATCATACTGGGTCTGTATTTGGTGCTGTGGGGTAAGAAGGCAGATCATGAGGTCGCAGCTGAACCGTAGGACAACCAAAAGCTCTCCGTCCACACTCAAATGCACAACACACATCTGTAAATGAATGTTTCTTTGATATCCAAAtgcaaaactaaaaataaaatgttcatCTTCCACTCTTCCCAATCAATCacacttttaatttaatcaaagCATATATTCCCGATTAAAAGGTCAAAGGTTCGAATATCTAATGaacatttattcaattttaatttacatgcTATTTAGAACTATTTTCCAAATATCATAATCTAAGTATTAGTTTGTGTTGGGTTATGTAGCCTGATTATTTAGCTTAGTCAACGGTTATGCAtactaaatatatatgatagtaaatagctatatatgataaatagttatatagatgattatatatgataaaactatatataataagttgaaccatatatatatatatatgataattttgaaattttaatttctatattctttgttttatcttgtgtgtgcattgttgtgcgatcctaataGTCTGAAACTTTAGAGATCAAATGTACACTTATTCTAAATCTCGTGgataaaaaaatgtgtttttaCATAATGAACGAGTCGAGAAATCGAccgataaataaaaaaatgtgttcaaatatgtaataacccaaatccaccgctaacaaatattgtcctctttggataaAATGCAGTATGCTAGGaccttataaaaatgtatcGTTCCCCTCCTctaccgatgtgagatctcacaattcacccctgcAGAGACTAACGTCCTCGCTGCACTGGTTTCCTTTCAAATCGATGtagggtctcacaatccaccctccttcgaggccgAACACCCTCGCTGACATTCGTTCCTCTTGCAATCGAATCTCATAACGACACAAATTTAGAACCAATCATCACACCAAACATTGTAAGGTTTAATGAGATGAGTGCATGTCCTAAGATACAAAAGAGGGCCCTCTCCTGCAGCTCTTCATGTCCAAATCCTAACCCAAATACCCAGCAATAAGGGGAACTGcatctctcttcttccttgggcctttaaattaaaaatttaatgcacaagattcgttcctttctccaggCCATTCATTTGGCTTATCACTCCTTTATttctttacaaaattaataacttgTGGCTTCAATTTGACCATGTCACTACAAATGtccaaaaacaacaaacaaattgacgtctcaaaactctcttccTATCTGAGTTTTAagaatttgttcttttcttttctcccaaTTTCTTTGTAATGGAAACttcttaatcaaattttacGAACAAAATTAGGTATATAGTAGAATGTTTTGTGTGAAGTTCGGTGTCGATCAGGGTATATATATCAGCTATTTacgttttttaatataacaaatGCAGGGTATGAACATTGGAACCTTCAATCTCGAACACAAAAGTACATATCAATTACTGTTGAGTTGTGCTCATATTCGTATTTCTTTTCGTTTCATTCTATTTTAGCCTCGTTTATGCAAGCAATATTATGTACAAAAGAGATTACGTTGAGGTTGGAGGTGAGATTCGAGAATCTTCATACTCCTTATAATCACTtgatacaaatttatttatttattattattattattttttttttttttttttgtaagaatcCAAGCctatcgctagcaaatattgtttgttttggtccgttacgtatcgccgttagcttcacagttttaaaacgggactattagggagaggtttttatacccttataaggaatgtttcgttccctttctccaaccgatgtggaatctcacaactCACTCCCTTAggagcccagtgtcctcgctagcacactatAGTCAGTGTCCGGCTCAAATACCATtcgtaacagctcaaacccaccactagcaaatattgtccgctttggctagttacatatcgccatcaTCAGcctcaaagtttaaaaatgtttGTGTCTTTCAttgctctctccaactgatgtgagatctcacaatccaccccttgagAGCTtagtgttctcgctggcacactagtcggtgtctggctctgataccatttgtaacagctcaaacccaccacgAGTAGATATTCTcagctttgacccattacattTCGCTATCATCagcctcaaagttttaaaatgcgtatgtgtttcattcctctcttcaactaatgtgggatctcacaatccacctccttgagAGCttagcatccttgctggcacacggccaggctctgatatcatttataacaacctaagcccaccactagtaaataCTATCTGCTTTGGTTCGTTTCGTATAACCGTGAACcacacagttttaaaacacgtttattagggagaggtttccacatccttataaagaatgctttgttcccctctctaactaaCGTAGGATCTCTGGACAAAAAGCAGTAAAAGTAGAGCTCGCAAAACATACCATATTCTTAACTCGAATCAATAATTGTAGCCTTGAAAATGTTTCTTGGCAGTTGTTAATGAATGAACTCAACAATCCAAGCTTGATCTCtacaattgtttttttaatatgtggCACTCATTTTCCaagccattaaaaaaaaggaagagagagggTGATGAGAATTATTGTTGCAGGGAAGGGAAGGTCGATGCAGAGATGCAGATGAGATCATATAATGGTGGTGGGGCTGAGGGCGTGGGGGCAGTAGAACCCTCTATATCCTTCTCCACTCTTCAACACTTCAATTTAATACCTCCAAAATATGCACCAATcactttcttccatttcttcaaataatattattcttattattaatattacacTTTAGTTTTAACTCAATTGGTTCTTccaatcttttcatttttacgtGTTTgttagatgcgttttaaagtttcgtaattgaattattttagttaaaatatatgttcGATCTTTTTAGTCGAAATTATATTATGTGTTTCTCTACTGAATATATGTgtcaaaatttatcaaattttagcTATTCTCATAATAATGTCGAAAAATATTGGTCCAAACTCAATTTTTCACCTAGCAGTTTAAATGACTCGACCAAAATTTTATCGGTAGGGTAAACGTAAACTCATTTTTTCACCTAATAGTTTAAATGACTCGATTAGGATTTTCTTACCTGGGTAAACTCAGTTTTTCACCTAATAGTTTAAATGACTCGATCATGGTTTTCTGAGTGGGTTTAACTCAATTTTTCACCGAATAGTTTAAATGACtcaattagggttttctgAGTAGggtaaaattcaatttttcacCTAATAGTTTAAATGActcgattagggttttctgaGTGGGGTAAACTCGGTTTTTCACCGAATAGTTTAAATGActcgattagggttttctgaATAGGGTAAAATCAGTTTTTCACCTAATAGTTTAAATGActcgattagggttttctgaGTAGGGTAAACTCAGTTTTTCACTGAATAGTTTAAATGActcgattagggttttctgaATAGGGTAAAATCAGTTTTTCACCTAATAGTTTAAATGActcgattagggttttctgaGTAGGGTAAACTCAGTTTTTCACTGAATAGTTTAAATGActcgattagggttttctgaATAGGGTAAAATCAGTTTTTCACCTAATAGTTTAAATGActcgattagggttttctgaGTAGGG
Coding sequences within it:
- the LOC111783979 gene encoding WAT1-related protein At1g43650-like, producing the protein MATAGVSMRKLYAPCAAMVLVYIAYGGSHILVKIASDKGLNPLVFIVYRHFIAFLVLAPFAYLIDRNKRTSLTLSMTINIFLLAILGSTIHLNLFYAGISYTSPIVTTTFSNIIPSLTFVMAVLFRLERVNIKTARGGAKVLGTIVCIGGSFVFTFWKGPYVTKGMFKEPLIDVYKNQGSGHSSGEDWIKGSGLILVSEVAWSAWLILLALVTRKYPAQLTITVLMCLFATAQSGFLALIFARDLEKWKLQWDARLLTIVYCGVVISGVGYFLQTWCISRNGPVFTSMFNPLMLIFVAIFSAFVFSERLHVGSLVGAFLIILGLYLVLWGKKADHEVAAEP